The Deinococcus koreensis genome window below encodes:
- a CDS encoding branched-chain amino acid ABC transporter permease, whose amino-acid sequence MDLAVLLPFLVNVIVGGLVLGAVYAIIALGYTMVYGVLQLINFAHSEVFVTGAVVGFEVFRVLQNVAMNGYLKLLVALIAAMLVSGLLNVVIERLAYRPLRNAPKLVPLITAIGVSLILQDLLRIIEGFQGRFDLTYTLPTGFATRFCGPDSTCPAIGAALQTIGIEVQLKDVILLIVAGISLFVLNYLVNHTRLGTAIRAVAQDRVTAGLMGIDSNRMISATFLIGGALGGISGVLFGMKFGTVNAYSGFDPGIVAFTAAVLGGIGSIPGAVLGGLLLGVIQNLIGVTNILGSVVGSANLEAIDASYQRIGAFIVLVLILIFKPTGLLGKSNVEKV is encoded by the coding sequence TTGGATCTCGCCGTTCTTCTCCCCTTCCTGGTCAACGTGATCGTCGGCGGCCTGGTGCTGGGCGCGGTGTACGCCATCATCGCGCTGGGCTACACCATGGTCTACGGAGTCCTGCAGCTGATCAATTTCGCGCACTCGGAGGTGTTCGTGACCGGCGCGGTGGTCGGTTTCGAGGTCTTCCGCGTGCTGCAGAACGTGGCCATGAACGGGTATCTCAAGCTGCTCGTGGCGCTGATCGCCGCCATGCTGGTCTCGGGCCTGCTGAACGTGGTGATCGAGCGCCTGGCCTACCGGCCGCTGCGCAACGCGCCCAAGCTGGTGCCCCTCATCACGGCCATCGGGGTCTCGCTGATCCTGCAGGATCTCCTGCGGATCATCGAGGGCTTCCAGGGCCGCTTCGACCTGACCTACACCCTGCCCACCGGGTTCGCCACGCGCTTCTGCGGGCCGGATTCGACGTGCCCGGCCATCGGTGCAGCGCTGCAGACCATCGGCATCGAGGTGCAGCTCAAAGACGTGATCCTGCTGATCGTGGCGGGGATCAGCCTGTTTGTCCTGAACTATCTGGTGAACCACACCCGCCTCGGCACGGCCATTCGCGCCGTGGCGCAGGACCGCGTGACCGCCGGCCTGATGGGCATCGATTCCAACCGCATGATCTCCGCCACCTTCCTGATCGGCGGGGCGCTGGGCGGCATCAGCGGCGTGCTGTTCGGCATGAAGTTCGGCACCGTGAACGCCTACAGCGGCTTCGACCCCGGCATCGTGGCCTTCACGGCGGCCGTGCTGGGCGGCATCGGCTCGATTCCCGGCGCGGTGCTGGGCGGCCTGCTGCTGGGCGTGATCCAGAACCTGATCGGGGTGACCAACATCCTGGGCTCGGTGGTCGGCTCGGCCAACCTGGAGGCCATCGACGCCTCGTACCAGCGGATCGGGGCCTTCATCGTGCTGGTGCTGATCCTGATCTTCAAGCCCACCGGCCTGCTCGGCAAGAGCAACGTGGAGAAGGTATGA
- a CDS encoding branched-chain amino acid ABC transporter substrate-binding protein: MKKTALSLSVLAALALGTAGAQTTIRIASLSPLSGGQSDLGTQIRNGTQLAVNEYKAAFKKLGFDLQLVPYDDQADPATGTAAARKIAADRQILAVVGTLNSGVAIPSSAALVASRVAMVSPANTANQVTDRGLSNMNRIVARDDAQGGAGANFVSDVLKAKKVYIINDKTAYGEGLAAEVEKALKAKSVAVAANEGTEEKSDFSSIIAKIKLQKPDAIYFGGIYNQVGVFIKQLRESGVATPVVGGDGLDSGELPTIVGAANANNIYFTTVAAPIEALPAAKVFAASFKKTFNDDAQGFGAFGYDAAKVVLQGILSAARANGNKLPSRAQVETAIRKGNFTGLLSGNVSFNSVGDRRAATMYVVGVTGGKFKLNSSIAVKPARQ; the protein is encoded by the coding sequence ATGAAGAAAACTGCCCTGAGCCTGTCTGTTCTGGCCGCCCTCGCCCTCGGCACCGCCGGTGCCCAGACCACCATCCGCATCGCCTCCCTGAGCCCGCTGTCCGGCGGCCAGAGCGACCTGGGCACCCAGATCCGCAACGGCACGCAGCTGGCCGTCAACGAGTACAAGGCCGCCTTCAAGAAGCTGGGCTTCGACCTGCAGCTCGTGCCCTACGACGACCAGGCCGACCCCGCCACCGGCACTGCCGCCGCCCGCAAAATCGCCGCCGACCGCCAGATCCTGGCCGTCGTGGGCACCCTGAACTCCGGCGTGGCGATCCCCTCCTCGGCCGCGCTGGTCGCCAGCCGCGTGGCGATGGTCAGCCCCGCCAACACCGCCAATCAGGTCACGGACCGCGGCCTGAGCAACATGAACCGCATCGTGGCCCGCGACGACGCCCAGGGCGGCGCCGGCGCCAACTTCGTCAGCGACGTGCTGAAGGCCAAGAAGGTCTACATCATCAACGACAAGACCGCCTACGGCGAAGGGCTGGCGGCCGAGGTCGAGAAGGCCCTCAAGGCCAAGAGTGTGGCCGTGGCCGCCAACGAAGGCACCGAGGAGAAGAGCGACTTCTCCTCGATCATCGCCAAGATCAAGCTGCAGAAGCCCGACGCCATCTACTTCGGCGGCATCTACAACCAGGTCGGCGTGTTCATCAAGCAGCTGCGTGAATCCGGCGTGGCGACCCCCGTGGTCGGCGGCGACGGTCTGGACAGTGGCGAGCTGCCGACCATCGTGGGCGCCGCGAACGCCAACAACATCTACTTCACCACGGTGGCCGCGCCCATCGAGGCGCTGCCGGCCGCCAAGGTCTTCGCCGCCAGCTTCAAGAAGACCTTCAACGACGACGCCCAGGGCTTCGGCGCCTTCGGCTACGACGCCGCCAAGGTCGTCCTGCAGGGCATCCTGAGCGCCGCCCGCGCCAACGGCAACAAGCTGCCCAGCCGCGCCCAGGTCGAGACCGCCATCCGCAAGGGCAACTTCACCGGCCTGCTCTCGGGCAACGTGTCCTTCAACTCGGTGGGCGACCGCCGCGCCGCCACCATGTACGTGGTGGGCGTGACCGGCGGCAAGTTCAAGCTGAACTCGTCCATCGCCGTCAAGCCGGCCAGGCAGTAA
- the glnA gene encoding type I glutamate--ammonia ligase, whose protein sequence is MTSSKATSSTAASKTPPTKESILMELQQGEVKFLRLQFTDILGTTKNVEVPKSQFFKALNGDVTFDGSAVEGFTRVEESDMLLRPDLSTFLIYPQFSREEGERGRVARLICDVALPDGTPFSGDPRQVLKLQVERARALGFEMFVGTEPEFFLFERTPSGLGSTVTHDKAGYFDLAPIDKGERIRREIANKLVEMGFEIEAAHHEVAPGQHEIDFRYAPALETADRIATFKFVVKRVALEYGLLASFLPKPIPGVNGSGMHCHLSLFQGGVNAFADPAGEHGLSRTAEAFIAGLLDHAGGMTAITNPLVNSYKRLVPGFEAPVNIAWSTSNRSALIRIPAKRGNSTRAEVRMPDPSCNPYLALAVMLAAGLDGVGQQMEPPPAIQRNIFRMTVREKRHHRVKELPTDLREAVEELQKDEVIAQALGEHVLDHFVEAKQAEWREYSATVHAWELERYLDLI, encoded by the coding sequence ATGACATCCAGCAAAGCCACGTCCAGCACCGCCGCCTCCAAGACCCCGCCGACCAAGGAAAGCATCCTCATGGAGCTGCAGCAGGGCGAGGTCAAGTTCCTGCGGCTGCAGTTCACGGACATCCTGGGCACCACCAAGAACGTCGAGGTGCCCAAATCGCAGTTCTTCAAGGCGCTGAACGGCGACGTGACCTTCGACGGCAGCGCGGTCGAGGGCTTCACCCGGGTCGAGGAGTCGGACATGCTCCTTCGCCCGGATCTGAGCACCTTCCTGATCTACCCGCAGTTCTCGCGCGAGGAAGGGGAGCGCGGCCGGGTCGCCCGCCTGATCTGCGACGTGGCCCTGCCGGACGGCACGCCCTTTTCGGGTGATCCCCGGCAGGTGCTGAAGCTGCAGGTCGAGCGGGCCCGCGCCCTGGGCTTCGAGATGTTCGTGGGCACCGAGCCCGAGTTCTTCCTGTTCGAGCGCACCCCGTCGGGCCTGGGCAGCACGGTGACGCACGACAAGGCCGGCTACTTCGATCTGGCGCCCATCGACAAGGGCGAGCGCATCCGCCGCGAGATCGCCAACAAGCTGGTCGAGATGGGATTCGAGATCGAGGCCGCGCACCACGAGGTCGCGCCCGGCCAGCACGAGATCGATTTCCGCTACGCGCCGGCCCTGGAAACGGCGGACCGTATCGCCACCTTCAAGTTCGTGGTGAAACGGGTGGCGCTGGAGTACGGGCTGCTGGCCAGCTTCCTGCCCAAGCCGATCCCCGGCGTGAACGGCAGCGGGATGCACTGCCACCTGAGTCTGTTCCAAGGCGGGGTGAACGCCTTCGCCGACCCGGCGGGCGAGCACGGCCTGTCGCGCACGGCGGAAGCCTTCATCGCCGGGCTGCTCGACCACGCCGGCGGCATGACCGCGATCACGAATCCGCTGGTGAACTCCTACAAGCGGCTGGTGCCGGGTTTCGAGGCACCCGTGAACATCGCCTGGAGCACCTCCAACCGCTCGGCGCTGATCCGGATTCCAGCCAAGCGCGGCAACTCCACGCGCGCCGAGGTCCGGATGCCCGATCCCAGCTGCAACCCCTACCTGGCCCTGGCGGTGATGCTGGCCGCCGGGCTGGACGGCGTGGGGCAGCAGATGGAGCCGCCACCCGCCATCCAGCGCAACATCTTCCGCATGACGGTGCGCGAGAAGCGCCACCACCGCGTCAAGGAGCTGCCCACGGATCTGCGCGAGGCCGTGGAGGAACTCCAGAAGGATGAGGTGATCGCGCAGGCGCTGGGCGAGCATGTCCTCGACCACTTCGTGGAGGCCAAGCAGGCCGAGTGGCGGGAATACAGCGCCACGGTTCATGCCTGGGAACTGGAGCGCTACCTCGACCTCATCTGA
- a CDS encoding glutamine synthetase III, producing the protein MNHDFDVISAARNWRTDASQDATPHQIVSDIFASDVLGLEQLKTRLSKPVHKSLQATLERGETLDPGIADTVALAMKTWAMEKGATHYTHWFHPLTGSTAEKHDSFVTPAGDGQAIATFSGKELIQAEPDASSFPSGGLRATFEARGYTAWDASSPAFIMRHANGATLCIPTAFASWTGEALDTKTPLLRSVEALNTAVTPALHLFGASEGTRVGSSLGAEQEYFLIAEEYFYRRPDLVMTGRTLFGAQPPRGQELEDHYFGAIPDRVLTFMTDAETQMYALGIPVKTRHNEVAPGQFEIAPIYEDSNIAADHQQLIMQILRNTARKYGLVALLHEKPFAGINGSGKHCNWSMSTNKGENLLEPGDTPHENMQFLFFCSAVIKAVDDHQDLLRISVASASNDHRLGANEAPPAILSIFLGSELTDIFERIESGQGGRGTAAGLLGLGTSVLPPLPRHAGDRNRTSPFAFTGNKFEFRAAGSSQSISFPITVLNLIVADAVSQLTAELQRKLDGGADLNTAVAELVRSTYQAHKRIVFNGDGYSDAWHQEAEHTRGLLNLRTSLDAIEHLSSPKNAALFQKFRVLDDRELAARQEIMYDIYFKTVNIEGETTEYMARTMILPSAVKYLGDLHAAGDSRAVMGIESEVSGAADELYDAIQTLSAQNAASGGDEVHEKAHHMRDHVLPAMLSVRQAADKLEKVVAEQHWPLPTYRQMLFVK; encoded by the coding sequence ATGAACCATGACTTCGACGTGATCTCCGCTGCCCGCAACTGGCGCACGGACGCCAGCCAGGACGCCACCCCCCACCAGATCGTGTCCGACATCTTCGCCAGCGACGTGCTGGGCCTGGAGCAGCTCAAGACCCGGCTCAGCAAGCCCGTGCATAAGAGTCTGCAGGCCACCCTGGAGCGCGGCGAGACGCTCGATCCGGGAATCGCCGACACGGTCGCGCTGGCCATGAAGACCTGGGCCATGGAAAAGGGCGCCACCCACTACACCCACTGGTTCCACCCGCTGACCGGCTCGACCGCCGAGAAGCACGACTCCTTCGTGACTCCCGCCGGCGACGGGCAGGCCATCGCCACCTTCAGCGGCAAGGAACTGATCCAGGCCGAGCCCGACGCCTCCAGCTTCCCCTCGGGCGGCCTGCGCGCCACCTTCGAGGCGCGCGGCTACACCGCCTGGGACGCCAGCTCCCCGGCCTTCATCATGCGGCACGCCAACGGCGCCACGCTCTGCATCCCCACGGCCTTCGCCTCCTGGACGGGCGAGGCGCTGGACACCAAGACGCCGCTGCTGCGCTCGGTCGAGGCGCTGAATACGGCGGTTACACCCGCGCTGCATCTGTTCGGCGCGAGCGAGGGCACCCGCGTGGGTTCCTCGCTGGGAGCTGAGCAGGAGTATTTCCTGATCGCCGAGGAGTACTTCTACCGCCGCCCCGATCTGGTCATGACCGGCCGCACGCTGTTCGGCGCCCAGCCCCCGCGTGGCCAGGAACTCGAAGACCACTACTTCGGCGCCATTCCGGACCGGGTGCTCACCTTCATGACCGACGCCGAGACCCAGATGTACGCCCTGGGTATCCCGGTCAAGACCCGCCACAACGAGGTCGCCCCCGGCCAGTTCGAGATCGCCCCGATCTACGAGGACTCCAACATCGCCGCCGACCACCAGCAGCTGATCATGCAGATCCTGCGCAACACCGCCCGCAAGTACGGTCTGGTGGCGCTTCTGCACGAGAAACCCTTCGCGGGCATCAACGGCTCGGGCAAGCACTGCAACTGGAGCATGAGCACCAACAAGGGCGAGAACCTGCTGGAGCCCGGCGACACGCCGCACGAGAACATGCAGTTCCTGTTCTTCTGCTCGGCCGTGATCAAGGCCGTGGACGACCACCAGGATCTGCTGCGGATCTCGGTGGCCAGCGCCAGCAACGACCACCGCCTGGGCGCCAACGAGGCACCGCCCGCCATCCTCTCGATCTTCCTGGGCAGCGAGCTGACCGACATCTTCGAGCGCATCGAGAGCGGCCAGGGTGGGCGCGGCACCGCCGCCGGCCTGCTGGGCCTGGGCACCTCGGTGCTGCCGCCGCTGCCGCGCCACGCCGGCGACCGCAACCGCACCAGCCCCTTCGCGTTCACCGGCAACAAGTTCGAGTTCCGCGCGGCGGGCTCTTCCCAGAGCATCTCCTTCCCGATCACCGTGCTCAACCTGATCGTGGCCGACGCCGTGAGCCAGCTCACTGCCGAGCTGCAGCGCAAGCTGGACGGCGGCGCCGATCTGAACACGGCCGTGGCCGAACTGGTGAGGAGCACCTACCAGGCCCACAAGCGCATCGTGTTCAACGGAGACGGCTACTCCGACGCCTGGCACCAGGAAGCCGAGCACACCCGGGGGCTCCTGAACCTGCGAACCTCCCTGGACGCCATCGAGCACCTGAGCAGCCCGAAGAACGCGGCGCTGTTCCAGAAGTTCAGGGTGCTGGACGACCGCGAGCTGGCCGCGCGCCAGGAAATCATGTACGACATCTACTTCAAGACCGTGAACATCGAGGGCGAGACCACCGAGTACATGGCCCGCACCATGATCCTGCCGTCCGCCGTGAAGTACCTGGGCGACCTGCACGCCGCCGGGGACAGCCGCGCGGTCATGGGCATCGAGTCCGAGGTCTCCGGCGCGGCCGACGAGCTGTACGACGCCATCCAGACCCTCAGTGCCCAGAACGCGGCCAGCGGCGGCGACGAGGTGCACGAGAAGGCCCACCACATGCGCGACCACGTGCTGCCCGCCATGCTGAGCGTGCGCCAGGCCGCCGACAAGCTGGAGAAGGTGGTGGCCGAGCAGCACTGGCCGCTGCCGACCTACCGCCAGATGCTCTTCGTGAAGTAA